From the genome of Jeotgalibacillus haloalkalitolerans, one region includes:
- a CDS encoding ABC transporter ATP-binding protein: MLKVENLHVHLNTPAGVVKAVDGITFNIQPGETVGIVGESGSGKSVLAHSLIRLNPEPPAVYPDGEIYFEDRSVLHMNKKELQTFRGKEIAMIFQDPMSSLNPVIRIGRQLTEAILAHRKISKSEAKKKAIELLNDVGIPDPAVRMRSYPHQFSGGMRQRVLIAMALASEPKLLIADEPTTALDVTIQAQVLDLLKSIQQKYGTAIMIITHDMGVVARLADRIMVMYAGKIVESGKAEDIFYHTSMPYTWSLLRSMPVLGSTRHRLISIEGQPPDLINPPKGCAFQPRCPFAMEDCAHSQPALEPRSEAHHLAACLLSESAFEEKKNQMKGVLSS, from the coding sequence ATGTTGAAAGTCGAAAACCTTCATGTTCATCTTAATACACCAGCAGGGGTCGTAAAGGCAGTTGATGGCATTACCTTCAATATTCAGCCAGGCGAAACTGTCGGTATTGTAGGGGAATCCGGAAGTGGAAAAAGTGTACTGGCGCATTCTCTGATCAGACTGAATCCGGAGCCGCCTGCCGTTTATCCTGATGGTGAAATCTATTTTGAAGACCGTTCAGTGTTACATATGAATAAAAAAGAGCTTCAGACCTTCAGAGGAAAAGAGATTGCAATGATCTTTCAGGATCCGATGTCGAGCCTGAACCCGGTGATCCGGATTGGCAGGCAGCTGACTGAAGCCATTCTTGCGCACAGGAAAATATCTAAATCTGAAGCGAAGAAGAAAGCTATTGAGCTGTTGAATGATGTTGGAATTCCTGATCCAGCTGTACGTATGAGAAGCTATCCGCATCAATTCTCAGGCGGCATGCGTCAGCGCGTGCTGATTGCAATGGCACTTGCTTCAGAGCCGAAGCTGCTGATTGCTGATGAACCAACAACGGCGCTTGATGTTACCATCCAGGCACAGGTGCTGGATCTGCTGAAAAGCATTCAGCAGAAATATGGCACGGCTATTATGATCATCACTCATGATATGGGAGTTGTCGCAAGGCTGGCTGACAGGATCATGGTCATGTATGCAGGGAAAATCGTTGAGTCCGGAAAGGCTGAAGACATTTTTTATCACACATCCATGCCTTATACATGGTCACTTCTCCGCTCTATGCCAGTTCTCGGCTCAACAAGGCATCGGCTGATTTCAATAGAAGGACAGCCGCCTGATCTGATCAATCCGCCAAAAGGCTGTGCATTTCAGCCCAGATGTCCATTTGCTATGGAGGACTGTGCACACAGTCAACCGGCGCTTGAACCCCGGTCTGAAGCGCATCACCTGGCTGCCTGTCTGTTGTCTGAATCAGCATTCGAGGAAAAGAAAAATCAAATGAAAGGAGTCCTGTCATCATGA
- a CDS encoding oligopeptide/dipeptide ABC transporter ATP-binding protein, whose translation MSALLDIKDLHVHFPVKKGILQRPKSYVKALNGVSLQVEKGETLGIVGESGCGKSTLARSIVGLQQPTSGDILLNGKNYSGAGAKELYQMRRNVQMIFQDPYTSLNPRMKAGESIAAPLKAYKKTERMQTRVKELLELVGLNPDQHFDKYPHEFSGGQRQRIGIARALALEPELIICDEPVSALDVSVQAQVVNLLQDLQKLLGLTYIFIAHDLSVISHMADQIAVMYLGKVMEKLDHHAFQNQVSHPYTQSLLSAVPFPDPVMERTRERIVLSGELPSPANPPSGCVFHTRCPRSTDRCRQETPALIKNETTGNEIACFHPVENEEYQAVDRERVLTF comes from the coding sequence ATGAGTGCGCTACTGGATATAAAGGATCTGCATGTCCATTTCCCCGTCAAAAAAGGAATCCTTCAGCGTCCCAAAAGCTATGTGAAAGCCTTAAATGGTGTCAGCCTGCAGGTTGAAAAAGGTGAAACACTCGGAATCGTAGGGGAATCAGGCTGTGGAAAAAGTACGCTGGCGAGAAGTATAGTCGGGCTTCAGCAGCCCACTTCAGGTGACATTCTGCTCAATGGTAAAAATTATTCCGGTGCCGGCGCAAAGGAGCTTTATCAGATGCGCAGAAATGTACAGATGATCTTTCAGGACCCGTATACAAGTCTGAATCCCCGCATGAAAGCAGGCGAAAGTATTGCTGCGCCATTGAAGGCTTACAAAAAAACGGAGCGTATGCAAACAAGAGTAAAAGAACTGCTCGAATTAGTCGGATTGAATCCTGATCAGCATTTTGATAAATACCCTCATGAATTTTCAGGCGGACAGCGGCAGCGGATCGGTATTGCAAGAGCGCTTGCATTAGAGCCTGAATTAATCATCTGTGATGAACCGGTCAGTGCCCTTGACGTTTCGGTCCAGGCTCAGGTGGTCAATCTTCTGCAGGATTTGCAAAAACTTCTTGGATTGACCTATATATTTATCGCACATGATCTTTCGGTGATCAGTCATATGGCGGATCAAATTGCTGTCATGTACCTTGGCAAAGTGATGGAAAAGCTCGATCATCATGCGTTTCAGAACCAGGTAAGCCATCCCTACACGCAATCATTATTATCAGCAGTTCCATTTCCGGATCCGGTCATGGAAAGAACGAGAGAACGGATCGTGCTGAGCGGGGAACTGCCATCACCTGCAAATCCTCCATCAGGCTGCGTGTTCCATACAAGATGTCCACGGTCTACTGATCGCTGCAGACAGGAAACACCTGCCTTGATAAAAAATGAAACGACAGGAAATGAAATCGCATGCTTCCATCCGGTTGAAAATGAAGAATATCAGGCGGTGGATAGAGAACGTGTGCTGACTTTTTAA
- a CDS encoding methyl-accepting chemotaxis protein translates to MSEKAEYGIKRSDELRESIDHTLEYSKKNLETLTQLMMQAENIQQLTFAIREIASQTNLLALNAAIEAARAGEHGRGFDVVAKEVKKLAGKVEESILTVRSSAEGISSEVKEISNGTEQVEKIIQKGSSQIRETISDFQELTETAAKIDGYAEKLKMSV, encoded by the coding sequence ATGAGCGAAAAAGCTGAGTACGGAATTAAAAGAAGTGATGAACTGCGTGAAAGTATTGATCATACACTTGAATATTCGAAAAAGAACCTTGAAACCCTTACTCAACTGATGATGCAGGCCGAGAATATCCAGCAGCTGACGTTTGCTATTCGGGAAATTGCTTCGCAAACTAATCTGCTCGCACTGAATGCTGCGATTGAAGCTGCACGTGCAGGTGAACATGGCCGGGGCTTTGATGTTGTAGCAAAAGAAGTGAAAAAGCTTGCAGGTAAAGTTGAAGAGTCCATTTTAACAGTCCGGAGCTCAGCAGAAGGAATCAGTTCAGAGGTAAAAGAAATCAGCAATGGAACAGAACAGGTTGAAAAAATCATTCAGAAAGGTTCTTCTCAAATCAGGGAGACAATCAGTGATTTTCAGGAGCTGACTGAGACTGCTGCAAAAATTGATGGGTATGCCGAGAAATTGAAAATGAGTGTGTAA
- a CDS encoding NAD(P)-dependent alcohol dehydrogenase, producing the protein MKAAICTAYGPPEVLKLMTVAQPEPKEFDLLIRVYASAVQSGDRRIRALDVPPAGRLPMRIALGFKAPRKPVLGVVVAGEVAAVGSRVQHFKVGDRVYGLTGMRLGGYAEYACIHAHKCIHLMPLNASFNEAASLPFGGTTALHFLRKAQIEQANSVLIYGASGAVGSAAVQIAKYYNTHVTAVCSDRHAAMVRDFGADEVIDYHMDDYDNQLSTYDAVFDASGKINKLSARKHVERNGQFCSVAGQGVAKELREDLTLLNQMFEAGHFKAVIDRVYPLEEIVEAHRYVDSGRKYGNVIVQVVEE; encoded by the coding sequence ATGAAGGCAGCAATATGCACAGCTTATGGACCACCGGAAGTACTAAAACTTATGACGGTCGCACAGCCCGAACCAAAAGAGTTTGATCTGCTGATCAGGGTATATGCATCGGCAGTACAATCTGGGGATCGCAGAATCAGAGCACTTGATGTACCACCAGCCGGCCGTCTGCCAATGAGAATTGCACTTGGGTTCAAAGCGCCCAGAAAACCAGTCCTGGGCGTTGTTGTTGCAGGAGAAGTTGCAGCAGTCGGGAGTCGTGTTCAGCATTTTAAGGTGGGGGACCGGGTCTATGGACTCACAGGAATGAGACTCGGCGGTTATGCTGAATATGCCTGTATACACGCCCACAAGTGTATTCATCTGATGCCGTTGAATGCAAGTTTTAATGAGGCTGCAAGTCTGCCTTTTGGGGGTACAACTGCTCTTCATTTCCTGAGAAAGGCACAAATTGAGCAGGCAAATTCAGTACTGATTTATGGAGCTTCAGGTGCAGTAGGATCGGCTGCTGTTCAAATCGCTAAATATTATAACACTCATGTCACGGCTGTCTGCAGTGATCGTCATGCGGCTATGGTCAGAGACTTTGGGGCAGATGAAGTTATTGACTATCATATGGACGATTATGACAATCAGCTTTCGACATATGATGCTGTCTTTGATGCTTCAGGTAAAATCAACAAATTATCAGCCCGTAAACACGTTGAAAGGAACGGACAATTCTGCAGTGTGGCAGGGCAGGGGGTCGCCAAAGAACTGAGGGAAGATCTCACTTTGCTCAATCAGATGTTTGAAGCCGGACACTTTAAAGCAGTCATTGACCGGGTATATCCATTAGAAGAAATTGTGGAAGCGCACAGATATGTTGATTCCGGACGGAAATATGGGAATGTAATCGTTCAGGTTGTGGAGGAATAG
- a CDS encoding HAD-IA family hydrolase codes for MIKCMILDFDGLIIDTETSEIESFEKLYDTYQVEFPVEKWMEGIGSALKFDPYEPLSVTGVKREKLRKQRAQLFESLIKDKSTRAGVKKYLIRAKELGMNIALASSSSKSWIDQHMEQLDIRQYFDFICTADDVEHVKPEPDLYLKVLNHFNIRSDEAVVFEDSPNGALAAIRAGIRCVAVPNPTTESMKFDPGIVLRLTSKEEMSLDEVLSRL; via the coding sequence ATGATTAAATGTATGATACTAGATTTTGATGGATTGATCATTGATACAGAAACAAGTGAAATTGAATCTTTTGAAAAACTTTATGATACTTATCAGGTAGAGTTCCCTGTTGAAAAGTGGATGGAGGGAATAGGGAGTGCTTTAAAGTTTGATCCATATGAGCCACTAAGCGTCACAGGCGTTAAAAGAGAAAAATTGAGAAAACAGCGGGCACAGCTGTTTGAATCATTGATAAAAGATAAATCAACACGTGCAGGAGTAAAAAAATATTTAATTCGTGCAAAAGAGCTGGGAATGAACATCGCTCTCGCATCAAGCTCCTCAAAAAGCTGGATTGATCAGCATATGGAGCAGCTCGATATCAGACAGTATTTCGATTTTATCTGTACAGCGGATGATGTGGAGCATGTGAAGCCGGAGCCAGACCTGTACCTGAAAGTCCTGAACCATTTTAATATTCGGTCTGATGAAGCGGTGGTATTTGAAGATTCACCAAACGGAGCGCTTGCAGCAATCCGGGCAGGTATCCGGTGTGTCGCAGTCCCAAATCCTACAACTGAATCAATGAAATTTGATCCGGGAATTGTGCTCCGTTTGACTTCAAAAGAAGAGATGAGTCTGGATGAAGTGCTGAGCAGACTATGA
- a CDS encoding ASCH domain-containing protein, with protein sequence MNEASKKYWNEYWNAQGKEQPSSVTAWQFGAAPDELAQLVIDGVKTATCSGLIFYEMENEPLPAVDDYSIILSSEDEPLAIIRTSQVDQMPMNEVPEEFAIAEGEGDRTYRYWKKAHERFFRKELSEVGLEYKEDMMLVCERFELVDVKA encoded by the coding sequence ATGAATGAAGCATCGAAAAAATACTGGAATGAATATTGGAACGCACAGGGGAAAGAACAGCCGTCATCAGTGACTGCATGGCAATTTGGCGCAGCGCCTGATGAACTTGCACAGTTAGTGATCGACGGAGTGAAAACAGCTACCTGCTCCGGCCTGATTTTTTACGAAATGGAAAATGAACCGCTTCCGGCAGTTGATGATTACAGTATTATTCTCAGCAGCGAAGATGAACCATTAGCCATTATCCGTACATCTCAGGTGGATCAGATGCCGATGAATGAAGTCCCTGAGGAGTTTGCGATTGCTGAGGGTGAAGGTGACAGAACGTATCGCTATTGGAAGAAAGCACATGAGCGCTTTTTCAGAAAAGAATTGAGCGAGGTCGGACTTGAGTATAAGGAAGATATGATGCTGGTTTGTGAGCGGTTTGAGCTGGTGGATGTGAAAGCCTGA
- a CDS encoding cation diffusion facilitator family transporter: MGHGHDHAHTSNKKALLFSFIIITGFMIVEAIGGFLTNSLALLSDAGHMLSDSISLGVGLLAFTLGERAADRSKTYGYKRFEILAAVFNGVTLVLIAFYIFYEAFQRFSNPPEIASTGMLIIAILGLIVNIVVAWLLMRKGDTKDNLNLRAAFLHVIGDLLGSVGAITAALLIIFFNWGWADPLASVIVAVLVLISGWRVTKDSIHVLMEGTPENIDLERVIGTIKSVSGIRDIHDLHVWSITSGNNALSCHAVVDGSLSILECQELLREVEHKLAHEMIGHVTIQLEDEAHPHDETVMCCHQNEHAH, translated from the coding sequence ATGGGACACGGACATGATCATGCGCATACATCCAATAAGAAAGCTTTGCTGTTCAGCTTCATCATCATCACCGGATTTATGATTGTAGAAGCAATCGGTGGTTTTCTGACAAACAGCCTGGCACTGCTATCAGATGCCGGTCATATGCTGAGTGATTCGATTTCGCTTGGTGTCGGGCTGCTCGCTTTTACACTGGGTGAAAGGGCTGCTGACCGAAGTAAAACTTACGGTTATAAGCGCTTTGAAATTTTAGCGGCTGTGTTCAACGGCGTCACACTCGTACTGATTGCGTTCTATATTTTTTATGAGGCTTTTCAGCGCTTCAGCAACCCGCCCGAAATTGCTTCAACCGGGATGCTGATCATTGCTATACTTGGACTGATTGTTAATATTGTGGTCGCATGGCTACTGATGCGTAAAGGAGATACAAAGGATAACCTGAATTTGCGCGCTGCATTTCTTCATGTAATTGGCGATCTGCTTGGATCAGTCGGTGCTATTACAGCCGCCCTTCTGATCATCTTCTTTAACTGGGGCTGGGCTGATCCATTGGCAAGTGTCATTGTCGCAGTGCTTGTATTGATCAGCGGATGGCGCGTGACGAAGGATTCGATCCATGTGCTGATGGAGGGTACACCGGAAAATATTGATTTGGAGCGTGTTATCGGAACAATCAAGAGCGTGAGTGGAATCAGGGATATTCACGACCTGCACGTCTGGTCCATTACAAGCGGAAACAATGCACTCTCCTGCCATGCCGTTGTGGACGGCAGTCTTTCCATTCTTGAATGTCAGGAGCTGCTGCGGGAAGTAGAGCACAAGCTTGCACATGAGATGATCGGTCATGTGACCATTCAGCTTGAGGATGAGGCACATCCGCATGACGAGACGGTGATGTGCTGTCATCAGAATGAGCATGCACACTAG
- a CDS encoding ArsR/SmtB family transcription factor: protein MDTNTENLDEETLFVVSQTFKALGDPTRIRILHLLFANEYSVNGIAEALSLRQSTVSHQLRFLKNLRLVKYRREGTTLYYSHDDEHVMKILEQMIEHARH from the coding sequence TTGGATACTAATACTGAAAACCTGGATGAAGAAACGCTGTTTGTCGTATCACAAACATTCAAAGCACTCGGTGATCCGACGAGAATCAGGATTTTACATCTGCTGTTTGCCAATGAATATTCAGTGAATGGAATCGCTGAAGCGTTAAGCCTTCGTCAATCTACTGTCTCTCATCAATTGAGATTTCTGAAAAATCTCCGGCTTGTCAAGTATCGCCGGGAAGGGACAACACTATACTATTCCCATGATGATGAGCACGTTATGAAGATACTTGAACAAATGATAGAGCACGCCCGCCATTAA
- a CDS encoding phospholipase: MRRRRRCRRIRFCVFPGYRWCGPGCSGPGDPINELDAACKAHDECYRDTGNWCVCDADLIQRLSPLQSLHTPEGRQAMIILHYMKMQRKFTCFFKNQSY; this comes from the coding sequence GTGCGCCGCAGAAGAAGATGCAGACGGATCAGGTTTTGTGTGTTTCCAGGTTACCGGTGGTGCGGCCCCGGCTGCAGTGGTCCCGGGGATCCGATTAATGAATTAGATGCCGCGTGTAAAGCCCACGATGAATGTTACAGAGATACAGGAAACTGGTGTGTCTGTGATGCAGACTTGATACAAAGACTTTCCCCCCTCCAATCACTTCATACACCGGAAGGACGACAGGCCATGATCATCCTTCACTACATGAAAATGCAAAGAAAATTCACCTGCTTTTTTAAAAACCAATCCTACTGA
- a CDS encoding zinc-binding dehydrogenase — MKAVQVIGYGDTDQLKVVDIPIPEPKSDEVLVKIKVCAINNTEIWMREGAYGTGEKSGWRPEGVKFPRIPGSDITGEIVSAGSQVDKDMVGRRVVLFPFTSSGEEGTEHIAEDMSFIGSEYDGGYAEYVVWPADLCYEMPLEDFAESAVFSVSGLTAWHMVNQIQAKPGETILVTGANGGVGSLNVQIAANVFGAKVIAVVGDLKDEEKLKELGAQQVVSYQSERLTEDILEAAGGPVDSVLDVVGDALFKTSLDVLKKGGKFCISGSAGGQQTNLDFRTLYLKHITMYGSVLGTRSEFKEMLVAIAEGKIVPVIDRRFPLDEAREAQKYFKNKGKLGKILLIP, encoded by the coding sequence ATGAAAGCTGTACAAGTAATCGGATATGGCGATACAGATCAGCTTAAAGTAGTTGATATCCCAATTCCGGAACCAAAAAGTGATGAAGTATTAGTGAAAATAAAGGTGTGTGCGATTAATAACACGGAAATCTGGATGAGAGAAGGTGCTTATGGAACTGGTGAAAAATCCGGCTGGCGTCCTGAAGGTGTAAAGTTTCCGCGGATACCCGGCTCTGATATTACAGGTGAGATTGTAAGTGCCGGGAGTCAGGTTGATAAAGACATGGTTGGCAGACGTGTAGTGCTATTCCCTTTCACATCAAGTGGTGAAGAAGGGACAGAGCATATTGCAGAAGATATGTCATTTATCGGATCAGAATATGACGGCGGTTATGCAGAATACGTCGTCTGGCCGGCAGACCTCTGTTATGAGATGCCGCTTGAAGACTTTGCAGAGAGCGCGGTGTTTTCTGTCAGTGGACTGACTGCCTGGCATATGGTCAATCAGATACAGGCAAAGCCCGGTGAGACGATTCTTGTGACAGGGGCAAATGGCGGCGTCGGCTCATTAAACGTCCAGATCGCAGCGAATGTATTTGGCGCAAAGGTGATTGCGGTCGTTGGGGACTTGAAGGATGAGGAAAAACTGAAGGAGCTGGGTGCTCAGCAGGTGGTATCCTATCAGTCAGAAAGGCTGACAGAGGATATTTTAGAAGCTGCAGGTGGACCTGTTGATTCTGTACTTGATGTAGTAGGAGATGCGCTGTTTAAAACCTCTTTAGACGTTTTGAAAAAAGGCGGGAAGTTCTGTATCTCAGGTTCTGCAGGAGGTCAGCAGACAAACCTCGATTTCAGAACGCTGTATTTGAAGCATATTACAATGTACGGATCAGTGCTTGGAACGAGATCAGAATTTAAGGAAATGCTGGTGGCAATTGCAGAGGGAAAAATTGTTCCGGTGATTGATAGACGTTTTCCGCTGGATGAGGCAAGGGAAGCGCAGAAGTATTTCAAGAATAAAGGGAAGCTGGGTAAGATTCTTCTCATTCCATAA
- a CDS encoding recombinase family protein, translating to MEREIKKVAVYVRKSREEETEDTLNRQQSVLIDLCEKNQWEYELFKEVGSSQEYDRPQLQEMLENIRAFMYDGIVIADLDRLSRNTVHFGQIKEIIVNSGVITITPSKTYDFSKDDDDFISDVQSVLSKQEYKTIKRRLVRGTRQSAKDGNWLGKKAPIGYKYNRETKRLEPSEDAHVIQRMFQEYIGGKSTKDIAYEFDLEGVTTSVGMIWTPAGVTRMLSNIVYAGHSLYGRTTQKKVNGKRVVEKTREEEQILVENTHEALVSQEDYDEVQRIKKQRNSRPVPLKLGKHKFSGLIRCGICGRIHSFQTSKYKRKRISSCQTRNYNGDKYVVCSNKGANVSEFEKLFYAHFKKYVDQIEEYVHLIEPKETNNEGEIQRKETQVKKLNQDIKRVQQGFLMEIFTEEEAHEQIKGFKSKIEELENDIERLKEQESFNEQDFLKEKLDRMKLFLTNGDDMEEREANMILQEFVETIIYTKTDNEMELNIVMKDLS from the coding sequence ATGGAGAGGGAAATTAAGAAGGTTGCGGTTTATGTCCGTAAGTCTCGTGAAGAAGAAACGGAAGACACATTGAACCGTCAACAATCAGTTCTTATTGACCTTTGTGAAAAGAATCAATGGGAATATGAATTGTTTAAAGAAGTTGGATCATCACAAGAATATGATCGTCCGCAATTACAAGAAATGTTGGAGAATATTAGAGCGTTTATGTATGACGGGATTGTTATTGCCGACCTTGACCGACTTTCAAGGAATACGGTTCACTTTGGACAAATTAAAGAGATCATTGTGAATAGTGGGGTTATTACAATCACACCAAGTAAAACATATGACTTCTCAAAAGATGATGATGATTTTATTAGTGACGTTCAAAGTGTTCTCTCAAAGCAAGAGTACAAAACAATCAAAAGAAGACTTGTTCGTGGTACAAGACAATCCGCAAAGGACGGGAATTGGCTTGGTAAAAAGGCTCCCATTGGTTACAAATATAATCGTGAAACAAAGCGATTAGAACCAAGTGAGGACGCTCATGTGATCCAAAGAATGTTCCAAGAATACATTGGAGGAAAATCCACAAAAGATATTGCATACGAATTTGACCTTGAAGGAGTTACAACAAGTGTTGGAATGATATGGACTCCAGCGGGTGTAACAAGAATGTTGAGTAATATTGTTTACGCTGGTCACTCTCTTTATGGACGAACCACACAAAAGAAAGTGAATGGTAAAAGAGTTGTGGAGAAAACAAGAGAAGAAGAACAAATTCTCGTTGAAAATACTCATGAAGCATTGGTTTCTCAAGAAGATTATGATGAAGTTCAAAGGATCAAAAAACAACGTAACTCAAGGCCTGTTCCTCTCAAGTTAGGAAAGCACAAGTTTAGTGGTCTCATTCGTTGTGGTATTTGTGGAAGAATCCACTCCTTTCAAACTTCAAAATACAAACGTAAAAGAATCTCCTCTTGTCAAACAAGGAATTACAATGGTGACAAATACGTTGTTTGTTCCAATAAGGGAGCCAATGTGAGTGAGTTTGAGAAACTATTCTATGCTCATTTCAAAAAGTATGTGGATCAAATTGAAGAATACGTTCACCTTATTGAACCAAAAGAGACAAACAATGAAGGGGAAATTCAAAGGAAAGAGACACAAGTCAAAAAGTTGAATCAAGACATTAAGAGAGTTCAACAAGGTTTCCTCATGGAAATCTTCACCGAGGAAGAAGCACATGAACAAATAAAAGGATTCAAGTCAAAGATAGAAGAACTTGAAAACGACATTGAAAGGTTGAAGGAACAAGAGAGTTTCAATGAGCAAGACTTCTTAAAAGAAAAATTGGATCGAATGAAATTGTTCTTGACCAATGGAGACGACATGGAGGAACGTGAAGCAAACATGATCCTTCAAGAATTTGTGGAAACAATCATATACACCAAGACGGATAATGAAATGGAATTGAACATTGTTATGAAAGACTTGAGTTGA